The genomic interval ATTACCCAGCTGGAAATCAATATCAAAAACAGCTCAATAGAAAACACTGCTAATTGATTTAAATGGCAGATAACCAATTAGAGCTATTTAAATTAAAAATCGATGATTAGTTCAGTCTATTTTGTTTTTAGTAGCTTTATAAAAATGACCTCAATAGTAGCTTAAAAAGCCTTTACACTTGAGAATTCGATACATCTGTGGAGTAATTTAGCATACAGCCATTCTGTATGCTATTATTTTTTTCATCAATTAAATAATTATTGTTGGCTTCTTTTTGAAAGCACTTTACTTTAATCTGCCTTGCCGGTAAATGCGTGATTTATGTAACATATATCTATAAATATGTAACACATCTGCGGCATATAAACGGCATCTTTGATACAGGTATGCAGTGCAGGATTTTACGTATACCTCTCCATAGTATCATTTTAGAAAGTATCTGCCTCTAAGCCTGTTTGCTGGTAATTTTTCACCAGCAGCAGTAGCGATACATTGTTTGTACCCAACTCTTACTCTAATGAACACGATCAATCAGTTTTTCATGCAAAATTTTTCTAATCCGCCTGTCATCTGGTTTGTTTTAGGGTTTATCTTATTTATTCTGGAATTTACTATGCCAGGATTTATCCTTTTCTTTTTTGCCATCGGTGCCTGGATGGTTGCTTTGCTTTCTCTGGCTTTTGAACTTTCTACAAATGTACAGATTCTTACTTTTTTAAGTATTTCTCTCCTTACCATTTTGCTGTTCAGAAAGTGGATTAAAAAAATACTATGGACTAAACGTTTTTCAGGAGGGCTGGAAGATGATTTTTTGGGGAAAACCGGTGTGGCTGAAACCCATATTAGCCCTGGCCAGGATGGGAAAGTGGGTTTCAAAGGGACCCAATGGAATGCCCGGTCTGCAGACGAAATTGAAAGGGGCCAGCAAGTAACTATTACAGGCAATGAAAGCATTTTGTTGCTGGTGAATGCTAAAAAAACTTAATTATGACGCCAACTACTATTATACTCGTACTATTAACCCTTTTTGTGTTAGTTACTTTTCTTTCCAGCTTTAAAGTGGTACCACAGCGTTCGGCTTACATTGTGGAAAGGCTGGGTAAATATAGCCGTACCCTGGAAGCAGGCTTTCATGTGCTGATTCCTTATATAGATAGAATCGCCTATAAGCAAAACCAGAAAGAACAAGCCATTGATGTAGCCTCACAAATATGTATTACCAAAGATAATATTGCTGTGGAAGTAGATGGTATTTTATATCTGCAGGTGATTGATCCACTCAAAGCTTCCTATGGTATTGATAACTATAAGTTTGCTGTTGTACAAATTTCCCAAACCACCATGCGTAGCATTATTGGAAAAATGGAACTGGATAAAACTTTTGAGGAAAGGGAAACCGTCAACGCAAGTATTGTAGAAGCAGTGGATAAAGCCAGTGATCCTTGGGGAATAAAAGTGTCGCGTTATGAGGTAAAAAATATTTCTCCACCTCAAAGCATTAAAGATGCCATGGAAAAGCAGATGCGGGCTGAGCGGGAAAAAAGGGCCCTGATTGCAGAATCAGAGGGTGATAAGCAGGCAAAAATAAACAGGGCCGAAGGTGAAAAACAGGAAACCATAGCCCGTTCTGAAGGGGAAAAACAACGCCGGATAAATGAAGCAACAGGTAGAGCTACCGAAATAGAACTGGTAGCCGTAGCCACTGCCAAAGGCATAAGTGAAATAGCTAAGTCTATTAATGAAGATGGCGGCATGAATGCAGTAAACCTGAGGGTAGCCGAACAATACCTTACCGAATTTGGAAAACTGGCAAAAGTAAATAATACCATGATCGTTCCGGCAGATCTGTCTGATATTGCGGGCGTACTCACCAGCATTACTTCTGTATTGAATAAAACCAAAGTAGAGCCACCTTTGCTTGCAAATGGCAATGGAAAAAAAATAAGTGTCTGATGATTAAGTATTAGTTAGTGGACATGTAGGATGGTATAGATGCCTGATGTATTGATACATCATCCGACTACTAAATCTTTGAAAACTGGAATATTGGAATGAATTACCCAAAATTAACAATTATGCATCATTTAATTAATTAGTAGTCATGGCAATGCATATCATAACAGATCATCCGGAGAGCCTGCTGGAGAAACTTGAGCAACAACTACATTACACAGATGCATCCTGGGGAGTAGATAGGCAGAATAGGTATTTACAACGATCCAGGGAGGCAGACTATCCTTATTACTTCCGATATATCCTAAAAGAAGGTGGAATAGAAATAGTATTTATTGATGTTCATAATCAGTATTCAACCTCTTCTGTCAATAAGTATGCTGGTGAATTAGTTGGGCTCCTGCTCACTATTTTCACTGGTGATACTCTACTGAATCATTTGGAAGCAGCGCCCTATAACCTGCCAAATTCTTAGACTAAATCGTAGTTCATTAAGGGCTGTTGGCTAAGCACTGTTCAATAGGGATTATCATAAATATTGCAGGTAAATCCTGTTTTAAGTTAGTGTAATTTTTTAATCGATGCAGTTATATTCTATCCTGATAAGTTTGAAAGTTCCATAAACTAAATCTCTATCGGGATAACTGTATATGGTTTCGGCATTTCCCATCAGTCTGTATCCATTTATTTCCTGATAATCTTTCAATGGAGTTGCCCAGGGTAATTGCTTTCCTGCATCAGCCGAATAGCGGTCATCAGAAATAAAGTTTATCAGTTCACCTTTGTCATTAAAATACAGCCAGGCAAAAACGGTGATATGGTTATTGGTAAAGGAGGCTTTCACTTTATTATTTTCCACTGCTAACCACTTTATTCGCTTGTCTATCAGGGTAGGCGGAGCCAGACAACACATGTCATTGAAAAAGGTAACTGTCTCCGACAAATCCATTTCTACTCCATCCTGATACTGCACTTTAAATAAGGATAACAGCCTGATGTCCATAAAAGCATATCCATTCTTAAAGCAGTGATACCCTGCAACAGGCATGCCTTTCATGATGGCTTTCATAAAAAACAGCCGGGTTGGCGTGTGCATAAAATTATACTGCTCTGAAGTAAAAGGCATCCATTCCGATTGCTCATCCTTTCTGATTTTGCCGGTAAATTCTATTTTAAAATTATTTACTTTGGGTTTGCCAACAGAACCTGTAAAACGAAGGTATTTTTTTACGGGTTCGGGCAATTCTTGGATGTCTGTTTCTGTCAGGTCAGAAGGTTGGAAATAGGATGCCAGTTGCAAGCCAGTTTTTACATCATCTTGATATTTACGATAATAAGCGGATGTGCTATATCCGATGATTACTGCCATCAGAATAATCACATTGGCTATGGTTCCGAATCTGGCATCTTGCCAGAAGAAAATGATCAGAATTTGGGAGATTACTACTGCTAGTAAACCAAATACCCACCAATAGCTATGTTTAAAGGCAAACTGGATCGCTGCCAGTACAAAAAGGATAAAGGTAAGCAGCCAGACCGTTTCAAAAGGTTTTGCAATAGGTTGTGTCAGTTGTTTTACTTCTGATAGCCCAAAGCTTTTAAAGCCCAATAAATGAATGAGTCCATGAGCTATAACGAGTATAATAAAGGCTATTCTCATAATTAATTATTTTAACTTTAACTTCTTAATGTAGAATCGGTTAGTGTATCAGTAAAAGTTGAAATATTGTTAAGGCCATTACTTATGATTCTATATATCAGCATACAAATGATCATGATAAAAATAATTGTGTAAATCAATTGGTTATACTTAGCCAGCCAATTGGGGAGAAAAATATCAAAGTTGTCTTTGGAAGAATCAGAATATCTATGTGCAATTAGGGTAATTGGGCAAACATTTCTGAAGATAAGTAGAACCAGTCCTTCCAGCAGAATAATACCAACACCCATCCATACTAACTTGTCAATTTTATTTGTAATGACAGCATACGATAAGTAGAACAGGACTACATTGAAAAAAAGCCAGATGAGGGTATGAATGAGTTTAATTACTGAAGCTGTTTAGGATAAACAGAAAAATTTCCAAAGAAGTGAGAATTTTGTGTTGCGAGGCACAAAAGAATACATCCAATGGAAATCTTACCTAAAGATACAATAGATAGGTATATATTAGCAAATTTGTCAGTAGGCATGAGAGGTAAAGAATGTAGCAAGGAACTGATGCGAGAAGTGGTAGGACTCATACTTTACCGGCTGAAAACAGGATGTCAGTGGAGGTTTCTGCCAACAAAAGCATTTTTTACAGATAAAGCCCTCAGCTGGCAAGGCGTTTACTATCATTTTAATGAATGGGTAAAAGATGGTTCCTGGAGCAAAGTATGGATGACTATCTTGTCAGTTCATAAGGATAAATTAGACTTGTCATCTATACAGCTGGATGGCAGCCATACAATTTGTAAGCAAGGAGGGCAAGCTGTAGGGTATCAGGCAAGAAAAAAAGCCAATACCACTAATAATTTGTTTTTAGCCGACAATCAAGGGCAAATGTTAGCCTGTGCAACTTCTCAGGCAGGCGAGCATCATGATTTATTTGATATTACAAGCCTGTTTGAAGAATTATGCCAGATCCTTATCAAGGCAGGTATTGACTTGAATGGGTTATTTCTCAATGCTGATGCAGGATTTGATTGCAAAGAGTTGAGAAAAGTATGTAAGGATAAACACATAGAAGCCAATATTGCCTTTAACTCAAGAAATACTGGAAGCCAAAATGAGCAGTATCAATATTTTGATGAAGAGTTATACAAGTGCAGGAAAGTTATAGAGCATGCTAATGCCTGGATGGACAGTTTCAAAGCTTTGCTAGTGAGATTTGAGAAAAAAGCTTCCTCATGGCTAGCTTTACTCCTAATAGCTTTTTCTGTTCGCTTCCTTCGTAAAATCAAACAGAAAACTAAATCCTAAACAGATTCACTGTTAATCTGGACATGGCTGCTTACTTTTTATAGAAAATTCCTTGCCTTTTTCGGGCACATACTTTCATTGCATTGATTCTCAATAAAGAAGTGGATCATATGCTTTCTTGCTCAATTAGATACTTTTCTGATTTTATTGTAAGAATAATAACCGCACAAAAGTGAATGCTTTTACCCAAGAAAGCATTACATAACTATAAAGGAGATTTACATCATTCACACATTTTAAACCTAGCCTTGACTACTGCATATTTCAACAAAAAACCACTATGAAGCTCTATATCAAATACATGGTAAGCCAACGGTGCAAAATGTTGGTGAAAGAAGAATTACTAAAACTTGGGCTTCGCTATGTAGTACTTGATTTGGGTATGGTTGAGCTATTAGAAGACATTACTCAAGAGCAGCACGATCAACTGAAAGTAAACCTTCTCCGTTCAGGCCTGGAACTGCTGGACGATAAAAAAAGTATTCTGATTGATAAAATCAAGAATGTGATTATCGAAATGGTTCATTATTCGGATCAATTACCAAAGGTGAATTATTCTGATTTCATCAGTGAAAAATTAAACTACGATTATACCTATCTATCCAATATTTTTTCAGAAGTAAAAGGCATCACTATACAGCAGTTTATCATCATCCATAAAATTGAGCGGGTAAAAGAATTGCTGCTCTATGACGAGCTGAACCTGACCGAGATTGCCTATCAACTCCATTACAGCAGTGTAGCCCATTTATCCAACCAGTTCAAAAAAGTTACCGGCCTGTCGCCTTCCTTTTTCAAGCAACTCAAGCGTAAGCGCAAAGGCAATCTGGAAAACCTGTAATTGTATTTCCCTCTTTATATAATCCAACATGGCTTTTTAATGTGTGATAGATGCAACATTTAACCAAAGTTATGTAAGGGGCAGCCGCTTAAAGGAGTCTACCTTTACAGCCTACTTTACTTGCAACTACTCATGAAAAAAGATAAACATGATCTTAGTAATTCTACCGGCAATAATCCTATCCTTTTCCCTGAATTAGAAAAATCAACGGTACATATCATTGTTGAAATCATTGAATATGTTCCTAACGGGGTATTGAGCAAGACGATTATTAAAAAAACCACCGGCAATGTAACCGCTTCCTCCTTTGATGCCGGCGAAGAATTAGCCGAAAAGACTTCTCCCTTCGACACCTATGTACAGATCATTGATGGGACTGCCGAGTTGCATATAAATGATAAGCAATATAAGCTCAGGTTAGGAGAGGGAATAGTAATTCCTGCTCATACAAAGCACAGTTTTAATGCCTATGAGCAATTCAAAATGATATCCACAGTCATCAAAAGCGGATACGAGGACTAATTACCTGGGCCTACCATTCATGTGGCCTGATACAATAGAGAGAAAAGCTGGATAGCATTATCTCAAAAATAGGATGGCACAGTGGGATTCAACTAACTACTTTAAATCAAAAACAAGGGCTATGAAAAAGATATGTAAACCAGGTTTTGTATGGATGACTATTTGTGTAATAATGGGATTCTCTCATTTTACACAATCACAATCACACTATACGATTACCCAAACCAAAGAGAGCAAGATGACCATGGCAGGTACCTCTACCCTGCACGATTGGGACATGACTACTCAAATTTTTACCGGGAATGCACAGTTCGGCTTCAATCCAGGAAATGATGGGCTAAACACACTCCAATCTCTCACCTTCTCACTAGTGGCTCAGAACCTAAAAAGTGGACAGAAGGGATTGGATAAGAATGCTTATAAAGCCTTGAAGACAGATCAGTTTCAAAACATTGATTACAAACTATTGTCGGCAAGGGTATCTCCCCAAAAAGAAAACCAATTCCTTATTAAAACACAGGGCAATCTCACAATTGCAGGTATTACAAAACAGGTAAGTATGGATGTGTATTGTGAGATCAATAAAGATTCAACCATTACGTGCAGGGGATCAGATAAATTGAAGATGAGTGATTATAAGGTGAAACCACCCACTTTTATGATGGGGGCTATGAAAACAGGAGATGCCATTACGCTGGATTTTACGATGGTATACAAAAAAGAAGCAGGCATCTAATATCACATTTCATCCATTAAAATACGATCCTTATGAAATATATACTTCTGCTCGTGTGTTGCCTTATCTCTCTTGTTGTGAAAGCGCAACAACCGGCTCTGCAATTTTTCAGACCTAACGATAAGAGTGGCCTGAACGTCTTTGAGACACCCAAAGCTGATACGGTACATTTCAAAGGCCTTAAAGTGCGGCTTGGCGGTGACTTTGCTATGCAGTTCCAGGGATTAACCCAAAGCAATGCCGAAGGCAATCTGGTTGAACTAGGTAAAGATTTTAACTTACCTTCCGCTAACCTGAACCTGGATGTACAGTTACTGGATGGTGTACGGATGCACTTGCGAACCTATCTTTCTTCAAAGCATCATAACGAAGCCTGGATCAAAGGAGGGCACATGCAAATTGATCGGCTTGATTTTATCAGGCCAGGATTTTTAGCAGGTATTATGAGCTACACCAGTATTACCATTGGCCTGGATGAATTTAACTATGGGGATGCCCACCTGCGCAGATCAGATAATGCGGGGGCTATTTTTAATCCCTTTACAGGCAATTATATCATGGATGCCTTTTCCACAGAAGCTTTCGGGGAAGTAACTCTGCAGCATAAGGGACTATTGGCAGTAGTAGGGGTTACTAACGGTAAGCTCAACCAGAATGTAGTCGTAAATGCCAACACGGACAACAAACCCTCTATTTATGGGAAGTTGGGCTATGATAAACAGTTAAGCCATGATCTGCGGGTAAGGGTAACTGGCTCCTGGTATATCAATCATGGGACCACCTCAGGCACTTGGCTGTATGGGGTGATCGCACAGGCGGCAGATACTATCATGTATTGCATACCAAACCTGATTCAAATGGCATTAGTGAAGGCACTGACTTCGAGGGTAGATATAATGCTCGTTTTACCAAACTAACTGCCTTACAAATCAATCCCTTTATTAAATACAAAGGAATTGAACTCTTTGCTATTTATGAACTTGCTAGTGGAAGCAACGAGTTTACCGGGCCACAGGTTGGCAAAGAAGGGGCTTTTACGCAACTGGCAGCAGAATTAATTTACCGCTTTGGAAGAAACGAAAAATTCTATATGGCAGGAAGGTTTAATACGGTAAGAGGGAAGATGCTGGAAAGCGCCCCTGAAAACCTTGAAATCCGCAGGCTAAACATAGGAGGTGGTTGGTTTATCTCAAAAAATGTGTTGACGAAAGTAGAATATGTAAATCAGGCTTATACTGGCAATGCCTGGACTGGCAGATTTGTGGGAGCGGAATTTAGTGGGTTTACTATTGAAGCGGTAATCAGTTTTTAATGTAGTAAAATCCAGTTATCGGTAAGGGGTTAAAACCAATAAAAAGGATTTACATTACTCTGACAACAAATAAAACCCTTTTCATTATCAAAGCAAAAAATCAAGTCTCTCAATAGATAACCTAACAATAACAACTGACACAGTTCATTTTACCTCTCCCGGCCATCTCAAACTGCTGCTGTGGAATATACTACTGGTGCTGTCGGTTTTTTGGTATTGATACATAATTTATTGGGGTATCAGATTACATGCAAACTTATACATGGGAATAACATTGAAGAGTCTCTTCAAAATTACCTGAAGCGTATCCGGACCTATTCCATCCTATATGTTCTATCGCGAGTAACGGCAAT from Rhodocytophaga rosea carries:
- a CDS encoding YceI family protein gives rise to the protein MKKICKPGFVWMTICVIMGFSHFTQSQSHYTITQTKESKMTMAGTSTLHDWDMTTQIFTGNAQFGFNPGNDGLNTLQSLTFSLVAQNLKSGQKGLDKNAYKALKTDQFQNIDYKLLSARVSPQKENQFLIKTQGNLTIAGITKQVSMDVYCEINKDSTITCRGSDKLKMSDYKVKPPTFMMGAMKTGDAITLDFTMVYKKEAGI
- a CDS encoding cupin domain-containing protein, which gives rise to MKKDKHDLSNSTGNNPILFPELEKSTVHIIVEIIEYVPNGVLSKTIIKKTTGNVTASSFDAGEELAEKTSPFDTYVQIIDGTAELHINDKQYKLRLGEGIVIPAHTKHSFNAYEQFKMISTVIKSGYED
- a CDS encoding IS5 family transposase, whose protein sequence is MEILPKDTIDRYILANLSVGMRGKECSKELMREVVGLILYRLKTGCQWRFLPTKAFFTDKALSWQGVYYHFNEWVKDGSWSKVWMTILSVHKDKLDLSSIQLDGSHTICKQGGQAVGYQARKKANTTNNLFLADNQGQMLACATSQAGEHHDLFDITSLFEELCQILIKAGIDLNGLFLNADAGFDCKELRKVCKDKHIEANIAFNSRNTGSQNEQYQYFDEELYKCRKVIEHANAWMDSFKALLVRFEKKASSWLALLLIAFSVRFLRKIKQKTKS
- a CDS encoding NfeD family protein — protein: MNTINQFFMQNFSNPPVIWFVLGFILFILEFTMPGFILFFFAIGAWMVALLSLAFELSTNVQILTFLSISLLTILLFRKWIKKILWTKRFSGGLEDDFLGKTGVAETHISPGQDGKVGFKGTQWNARSADEIERGQQVTITGNESILLLVNAKKT
- a CDS encoding SPFH domain-containing protein: MTPTTIILVLLTLFVLVTFLSSFKVVPQRSAYIVERLGKYSRTLEAGFHVLIPYIDRIAYKQNQKEQAIDVASQICITKDNIAVEVDGILYLQVIDPLKASYGIDNYKFAVVQISQTTMRSIIGKMELDKTFEERETVNASIVEAVDKASDPWGIKVSRYEVKNISPPQSIKDAMEKQMRAEREKRALIAESEGDKQAKINRAEGEKQETIARSEGEKQRRINEATGRATEIELVAVATAKGISEIAKSINEDGGMNAVNLRVAEQYLTEFGKLAKVNNTMIVPADLSDIAGVLTSITSVLNKTKVEPPLLANGNGKKISV
- a CDS encoding DUF6544 family protein, producing MRIAFIILVIAHGLIHLLGFKSFGLSEVKQLTQPIAKPFETVWLLTFILFVLAAIQFAFKHSYWWVFGLLAVVISQILIIFFWQDARFGTIANVIILMAVIIGYSTSAYYRKYQDDVKTGLQLASYFQPSDLTETDIQELPEPVKKYLRFTGSVGKPKVNNFKIEFTGKIRKDEQSEWMPFTSEQYNFMHTPTRLFFMKAIMKGMPVAGYHCFKNGYAFMDIRLLSLFKVQYQDGVEMDLSETVTFFNDMCCLAPPTLIDKRIKWLAVENNKVKASFTNNHITVFAWLYFNDKGELINFISDDRYSADAGKQLPWATPLKDYQEINGYRLMGNAETIYSYPDRDLVYGTFKLIRIEYNCID
- a CDS encoding helix-turn-helix domain-containing protein, with product MKLYIKYMVSQRCKMLVKEELLKLGLRYVVLDLGMVELLEDITQEQHDQLKVNLLRSGLELLDDKKSILIDKIKNVIIEMVHYSDQLPKVNYSDFISEKLNYDYTYLSNIFSEVKGITIQQFIIIHKIERVKELLLYDELNLTEIAYQLHYSSVAHLSNQFKKVTGLSPSFFKQLKRKRKGNLENL